One region of Pseudomonas glycinae genomic DNA includes:
- the tssA gene encoding type VI secretion system protein TssA gives MSYSSKLSAHYLELAKVSVSKENFAGEDVRFSSEFEALESELAKASSMHESGQIDWLKIRENSENLLRTQSKDLRVGAWLTWSLYQRESFPGLLAGLGFLHHLSENNWAEIHPLKPRTRAAAIGWLVPRLEQVITENIAIKEQLPMFRQLSEHLSGLDAVCTEHLGDDAPLLLPLSRRLKTMIQRAADNQPAPGVVGAAVAQVKQAATQLLAPGAPIDNEKEAHKALRAQQESARPLCAWWLKQKATDLRALRLNRTLLWMTIDAVPERNAEQITVLRGLPVDKLKQYQDRFDQGKYADLLVELEASLAKAPFWFDGQRMVWECLQNLNAELAMREVEIHFALLIQRLPGIIELRFHDGAPFADPSTRAWIAANVMPHLQSASAPRKVETENAETQPAWEKALEEVQPILRKEGLKPAVQILKQGLQSAHGGRERFFWQFALARLCFLAKKYELAKNQLETLDQTLQDSGLHAWEPDLALEVLHLLHSCCELLPQNHAVRERKEEIYRRLCHLDLEVVLE, from the coding sequence CGAGCGAATTCGAGGCCCTGGAAAGCGAGCTGGCCAAAGCCTCGTCGATGCACGAAAGCGGGCAGATCGACTGGCTGAAAATTCGCGAAAACAGCGAAAACCTCCTGCGTACCCAATCCAAGGACTTGCGTGTCGGCGCCTGGCTGACCTGGTCGCTGTACCAGCGTGAATCCTTCCCCGGCCTGCTGGCCGGCCTCGGTTTTCTGCACCATTTGTCGGAAAACAACTGGGCCGAGATTCACCCGCTCAAACCCCGCACCCGGGCCGCCGCCATCGGCTGGCTGGTGCCGCGTCTTGAGCAGGTGATCACCGAGAACATCGCGATCAAGGAACAGCTGCCGATGTTCCGGCAGTTGTCCGAGCATCTGTCCGGTCTCGACGCCGTCTGCACCGAGCATCTGGGCGATGATGCGCCGCTGCTGCTGCCGCTCTCCCGTCGTCTGAAAACCATGATCCAGCGCGCCGCCGACAACCAGCCGGCGCCCGGCGTGGTGGGCGCGGCGGTGGCCCAGGTCAAGCAGGCGGCGACTCAGTTGCTGGCACCCGGTGCGCCGATCGACAACGAGAAAGAAGCCCACAAGGCCCTGCGCGCCCAGCAGGAAAGCGCCCGCCCGTTGTGCGCCTGGTGGCTCAAGCAGAAAGCCACCGACCTGCGCGCGCTGCGCCTCAACCGCACCTTGCTGTGGATGACGATCGACGCGGTGCCCGAGCGCAACGCCGAGCAGATCACCGTGCTGCGCGGGTTGCCGGTCGACAAGCTCAAGCAGTATCAGGACCGCTTCGATCAGGGCAAATACGCCGACCTGCTGGTGGAACTGGAGGCGAGCCTGGCGAAGGCACCGTTCTGGTTCGATGGCCAGAGGATGGTCTGGGAATGTCTCCAGAACCTCAACGCCGAGCTGGCCATGCGCGAAGTGGAAATCCACTTCGCGCTTTTGATTCAACGCCTGCCCGGCATCATCGAGCTGCGTTTCCATGACGGCGCGCCGTTCGCCGATCCGTCCACCCGGGCGTGGATCGCCGCCAACGTCATGCCGCACCTGCAAAGCGCCAGCGCGCCGCGCAAGGTCGAAACCGAAAACGCCGAAACCCAGCCGGCCTGGGAAAAGGCCCTCGAAGAAGTCCAGCCGATCCTGCGCAAGGAAGGCCTCAAGCCCGCAGTGCAGATCCTCAAGCAGGGCCTGCAATCGGCGCACGGCGGGCGCGAACGCTTCTTCTGGCAGTTCGCCCTCGCGCGGCTGTGTTTCCTGGCCAAGAAATACGAACTGGCCAAGAACCAGCTCGAAACCCTCGATCAGACATTACAGGACTCAGGCCTGCACGCCTGGGAGCCCGATCTTGCATTGGAAGTGCTGCACCTGCTGCACAGTTGCTGCGAGTTGTTACCGCAGAACCATGCCGTACGTGAACGCAAGGAAGAGATTTATCGCAGGCTGTGCCACCTCGACCTCGAAGTGGTACTCGAATAG
- the tssB gene encoding type VI secretion system contractile sheath small subunit, with amino-acid sequence MAKEGSVAPKERINVTFKPATGGAQEEIELPLKLLAIGDYTHRKDDRKIEDRKPISIDKMTFDEVLAKQELGLTLSVPNRLQEDGEADELAVQLRVNSMKDFNPASLVEQVPELKKLMELRDALVALKGPLGNAPAFRKAIEGVLADDESRGRVLGELGLNAAAPDA; translated from the coding sequence ATGGCCAAAGAAGGCTCGGTAGCCCCCAAGGAACGCATCAACGTCACCTTCAAACCCGCCACCGGCGGTGCTCAGGAAGAGATTGAACTGCCGCTGAAGCTGCTGGCAATCGGTGACTACACCCACCGCAAGGACGATCGCAAGATCGAGGATCGCAAGCCGATCAGCATCGACAAGATGACCTTCGACGAAGTGCTGGCCAAGCAAGAGCTGGGTCTGACGCTGAGCGTGCCGAACCGTCTGCAGGAAGATGGCGAGGCCGACGAGCTGGCTGTGCAACTGCGCGTCAACTCCATGAAGGACTTCAACCCGGCCAGCCTGGTCGAGCAAGTGCCTGAGCTGAAAAAACTGATGGAACTGCGCGACGCGCTGGTGGCCCTCAAAGGCCCGCTGGGTAACGCACCTGCGTTCCGTAAAGCCATCGAAGGCGTGCTCGCCGACGATGAATCCCGCGGTCGCGTACTCGGTGAGCTGGGCCTGAACGCCGCAGCTCCGGACGCTTGA
- the tssC gene encoding type VI secretion system contractile sheath large subunit: MSTSAAQQNAAENGEYSILDSIIAETRLTPDDEAYDIAKRGVSAFIEELLKPQNNGEPVKKAMVDRMIAEIDAKLSRQMDEILHHPDFQALESSWRGLQLLVDRTNFRENIKIEILNVSKEDLLDDFEDSPEVMQSGLYKHIYTAEYGQFGGQPVGAIIANYYMSPSSPDVKLMQYVSSVACMSHAPFIAAAGPKFFGLESFTGLPDLKDLKDHFEGPQFAKWQSFRTSEDSRYVGLTVPRFLLRNPYDPEENPVKSFVYKENVANSHEHYLWGNTAYAFGTKLTDSFAKFRWCPNIIGPQSGGAVEDLPLHHFESMGEIETKIPTEVLVSDRREYELAEEGFISLTMRKGSDNAAFFSASSVQKPKFFGISAEGKAAELNYKLGTQLPYMMIVNRLAHYLKVLQREQLGSWKERTDLELELNKWIRQYVADQENPSAEVRGRRPLRAAQVIVSDVEGEPGWYRVSLNVRPHFKYMGADFTLSLVGKLDKE, encoded by the coding sequence ATGAGCACTAGCGCAGCACAACAGAACGCCGCAGAAAACGGCGAGTACAGCATTCTCGACAGCATCATCGCCGAAACCCGCCTGACGCCGGACGACGAAGCCTACGACATCGCCAAGCGCGGTGTGTCGGCGTTCATCGAAGAGCTGCTCAAGCCGCAGAACAACGGTGAGCCGGTCAAGAAAGCCATGGTTGACCGCATGATCGCCGAGATCGATGCCAAGCTCAGCCGTCAGATGGACGAAATCCTGCACCACCCGGACTTCCAGGCCCTGGAATCGTCGTGGCGTGGCCTGCAACTGCTGGTCGACCGCACCAACTTCCGCGAAAACATCAAGATCGAAATCCTCAACGTCTCCAAAGAAGACCTGCTTGACGATTTCGAAGACTCGCCGGAAGTCATGCAGTCGGGCCTGTACAAGCACATCTACACCGCTGAATACGGCCAGTTCGGTGGTCAGCCGGTTGGCGCGATCATTGCCAACTACTACATGTCCCCAAGCTCGCCGGACGTGAAGCTGATGCAGTACGTGTCCAGCGTAGCCTGCATGTCCCACGCGCCGTTCATCGCCGCCGCCGGCCCGAAATTCTTCGGCCTGGAAAGCTTCACCGGTCTGCCGGACCTGAAGGATCTGAAAGATCACTTCGAAGGCCCGCAATTCGCCAAATGGCAGAGCTTCCGTACCTCCGAAGACTCCCGCTACGTTGGCCTGACCGTGCCGCGTTTCCTGCTGCGTAACCCGTACGACCCGGAAGAGAACCCGGTCAAATCGTTCGTGTACAAGGAAAACGTTGCCAACAGCCACGAGCACTACCTGTGGGGCAACACCGCTTACGCGTTCGGCACCAAGCTGACCGACAGCTTCGCCAAATTCCGCTGGTGCCCGAACATCATCGGCCCACAGAGCGGTGGCGCGGTTGAAGACCTGCCTCTGCACCACTTCGAAAGCATGGGCGAAATCGAAACCAAGATTCCTACCGAGGTTCTGGTTTCCGACCGTCGTGAATACGAACTGGCCGAGGAAGGCTTCATCTCCCTGACCATGCGTAAAGGCTCCGACAACGCGGCGTTCTTCTCCGCGAGCTCGGTGCAGAAGCCGAAGTTCTTCGGCATCAGCGCAGAAGGCAAGGCCGCAGAGCTGAACTACAAGCTCGGCACCCAACTGCCGTACATGATGATCGTCAACCGCCTGGCTCACTACCTGAAAGTGCTGCAGCGCGAGCAACTCGGTTCGTGGAAAGAGCGGACCGACCTCGAGCTGGAACTGAACAAGTGGATCCGCCAGTACGTGGCCGACCAGGAAAACCCGAGCGCCGAAGTGCGTGGCCGTCGTCCGCTGCGCGCTGCGCAAGTGATCGTCAGCGACGTTGAAGGCGAGCCGGGCTGGTACCGCGTCAGCCTGAACGTGCGTCCGCACTTCAAGTACATGGGGGCCGATTTCACCCTGTCGCTGGTTGGCAAGCTGGACAAAGAGTAA
- the tssE gene encoding type VI secretion system baseplate subunit TssE, whose amino-acid sequence MDGYGSLFERLNGDAEQRKGKSLEASAMASVAAHLAKMLSTRAGSVQTLSDYGLPDLNDMRLSLHDSLSQARLAIESFIEAYEPRLSNVRVISLPRDHDQLRLAFSIEGLLEVEGFKRQVSFAARLDGSGQVKVN is encoded by the coding sequence ATGGACGGATACGGCAGCCTTTTCGAGCGCCTCAACGGCGACGCGGAACAGCGCAAGGGCAAGAGCCTCGAGGCTTCGGCCATGGCGTCGGTGGCTGCCCATCTGGCCAAAATGCTCAGCACCCGGGCCGGCAGCGTGCAAACGCTGTCCGACTACGGGTTGCCCGATCTCAATGACATGCGCCTGAGCCTGCACGACTCCCTGAGTCAGGCCCGCCTGGCCATCGAAAGCTTCATCGAAGCCTACGAACCGCGCCTGAGCAACGTGCGTGTCATTTCCCTGCCGCGAGACCACGACCAGCTACGCCTGGCCTTCAGCATCGAAGGCCTGCTGGAAGTCGAGGGTTTCAAGCGTCAGGTCAGTTTCGCCGCGCGCCTGGATGGCAGCGGTCAAGTGAAGGTCAACTAA
- a CDS encoding PAAR domain-containing protein: MSGKPAARVSDPTACPLPGHGTNPIAAGSGDVFFDGLPAAREGDASACGGAMVGGLATTVKINSKSAVTVDSVGSHGNKVTAGSGTVIIGNSHSPAPFVPPEPVIIPGIFNRVFEFKTADGRTVENLNYTMRSDSGIEKTGSTSTGMSGGFSTGKTAEPVTIYISAD; this comes from the coding sequence ATGTCTGGCAAACCTGCAGCACGCGTATCCGACCCCACCGCTTGCCCGCTCCCCGGCCACGGCACCAATCCGATCGCCGCCGGTTCCGGCGACGTGTTCTTCGACGGCCTCCCGGCGGCCCGCGAAGGCGATGCCTCCGCGTGTGGTGGTGCGATGGTCGGCGGTTTGGCCACGACGGTGAAAATCAACAGCAAGTCTGCTGTCACTGTTGATTCCGTAGGCTCCCACGGTAACAAAGTCACCGCCGGTTCCGGGACGGTGATTATCGGGAATTCACATTCGCCGGCGCCGTTTGTGCCGCCGGAGCCGGTCATCATTCCTGGAATATTCAATCGTGTCTTTGAATTCAAAACTGCAGATGGCAGGACGGTTGAAAATTTAAACTACACCATGCGTTCTGATAGCGGGATTGAGAAAACAGGCTCAACGTCTACAGGTATGTCAGGTGGTTTTTCAACTGGCAAAACAGCAGAGCCTGTAACTATATATATTTCGGCGGACTAA